The following coding sequences lie in one Alicyclobacillus curvatus genomic window:
- a CDS encoding extracellular solute-binding protein, producing the protein MKRVEKLSIVLSAVGASALLLAGCGTTNGSSSGTGGSGGSGASTSSGKPTVVTVWTWRSQDAPLWNEVQTALNQKGDNIQIQFRAINGGQYGSVLQTALDGGKGPDIFYVGATLRDIQPLAANGLVKPLDGMVDFSQLVNPASLDFAKYNGKTYGVPYAIQTTQWFYNKSIFAKYGLQPPKTWADFINICNVLQKHGVAPISVMGEGSWGTANLMWDGENISASLLPTSYISQLVNKQAKFTDPAFVSFLAHYQQLAQYFEPNWQAVGATGTELAQTFASGKTAMAGDGIWDVGSEILKDNPSIQLGTFLTPPLDSSQSPHMTWYVDGFISMNNKITDPAVEKASTEIEKYTTTQAFAQNFTNIAGEISTIKGTTIPANDVLQQQSSQWLKEYGIPVLWGEKSAMDFPPLKSGNQVSTDTSIQIAERTIYPLLMTNKLTPEQAASEFQKDMAWYFAN; encoded by the coding sequence GTGAAACGAGTTGAAAAGTTAAGCATTGTCTTATCGGCTGTCGGAGCTAGTGCACTTCTTTTGGCAGGATGCGGTACGACGAACGGCTCCTCCTCAGGCACAGGAGGGTCCGGAGGGTCTGGAGCGTCAACTTCGTCAGGTAAACCGACCGTGGTCACAGTTTGGACGTGGCGTTCTCAGGATGCTCCATTATGGAACGAAGTTCAGACCGCACTTAATCAAAAGGGCGACAATATTCAAATTCAATTTCGTGCAATAAACGGGGGGCAGTACGGCTCCGTCTTACAAACTGCGTTAGATGGAGGTAAGGGTCCCGATATCTTCTATGTGGGTGCTACGCTGCGTGATATCCAACCCCTAGCTGCAAATGGATTGGTCAAGCCGTTAGACGGTATGGTCGACTTTTCACAGCTTGTCAACCCCGCCTCACTGGATTTTGCGAAGTACAACGGTAAGACTTACGGTGTTCCGTACGCGATTCAAACCACTCAGTGGTTTTATAACAAGAGTATTTTTGCCAAGTACGGCTTGCAGCCTCCGAAAACCTGGGCTGATTTTATTAACATCTGTAATGTACTGCAGAAACATGGGGTCGCGCCAATCTCTGTTATGGGCGAAGGCTCATGGGGTACAGCCAATCTCATGTGGGACGGTGAAAACATATCTGCCTCATTGCTCCCGACGAGTTATATTAGCCAACTCGTAAACAAGCAGGCCAAGTTTACGGACCCCGCGTTCGTTAGTTTTCTCGCTCACTACCAACAACTCGCGCAGTACTTCGAGCCAAACTGGCAGGCTGTAGGCGCTACAGGTACTGAGTTGGCGCAGACTTTTGCGTCTGGGAAAACGGCGATGGCCGGGGATGGTATTTGGGATGTTGGGTCGGAAATCCTTAAAGACAATCCGTCTATCCAGCTTGGTACGTTTCTCACTCCGCCTCTTGATTCTTCCCAGTCACCGCACATGACATGGTATGTCGATGGTTTCATTTCCATGAACAACAAAATCACCGATCCCGCAGTAGAAAAGGCTTCGACAGAAATCGAAAAATATACGACGACGCAGGCTTTTGCGCAAAATTTCACGAACATCGCGGGCGAAATATCTACGATTAAAGGGACCACGATTCCTGCTAATGATGTGCTGCAGCAGCAGTCGAGCCAATGGTTAAAGGAATACGGCATTCCGGTTTTATGGGGAGAAAAGAGTGCGATGGATTTCCCACCACTTAAAAGCGGGAACCAAGTCAGCACGGATACGTCAATACAAATTGCCGAACGGACAATCTATCCGTTGTTAATGACCAACAAACTTACGCCGGAGCAAGCTGCTTCGGAGTTCCAAAAAGATATGGCATGGTACTTCGCCAACTGA
- a CDS encoding carbohydrate ABC transporter permease encodes MGQNAVRHTVLILYALIVVLPVIDLVLLSFKSYAGIVGNPLTLPHVWHWSNYVKAWSQGDVGQYLINTTIVSVASTIMVLVFASMAAYVIARFSFRGNQVIYLSFVLGLAMPITLIAIPLFVLMRQLNLVDNLWSLILVYSASGIAFAVFLLVNFIRGVPRDLEEAALIDGAGYMQIFTRIILPLIRPSLTTVAVFHFVNSWNGFLVPLVLLQSPSRFTVTVGVLDFVGEYNTQWDLLLPTLVMVMLPTLIVFVIASKQFVRNMTAGAVKL; translated from the coding sequence GTGGGCCAAAATGCGGTACGTCACACGGTATTAATATTATACGCACTGATTGTCGTGTTACCGGTCATTGATCTCGTTTTACTTTCCTTTAAGAGCTACGCGGGTATTGTGGGTAACCCCCTCACTCTTCCCCATGTGTGGCACTGGTCTAATTATGTGAAGGCATGGTCTCAAGGAGATGTGGGTCAATACCTCATCAATACAACGATTGTGTCCGTGGCATCCACGATCATGGTTTTGGTTTTTGCATCGATGGCTGCATACGTGATTGCGCGGTTTTCGTTTCGGGGAAATCAAGTCATATATCTGTCTTTTGTTCTTGGTCTCGCGATGCCCATTACTTTAATTGCGATTCCACTGTTTGTTTTGATGAGGCAACTGAATTTGGTGGACAACTTGTGGTCTTTGATTCTCGTGTACTCAGCCAGCGGCATCGCTTTCGCGGTGTTCTTGCTGGTGAACTTCATTCGAGGCGTACCACGAGATCTTGAAGAAGCAGCGCTGATCGATGGTGCTGGTTATATGCAGATATTCACCAGGATCATACTACCGCTCATCCGCCCTTCATTGACAACGGTAGCGGTGTTCCACTTCGTGAATTCGTGGAACGGATTCCTGGTACCGCTGGTACTGTTGCAGAGTCCTAGTAGATTCACAGTCACTGTTGGAGTACTTGATTTTGTGGGAGAGTACAACACGCAATGGGATCTTCTCTTACCGACTCTTGTGATGGTAATGTTACCCACTTTGATTGTGTTCGTCATAGCATCGAAACAATTTGTAAGAAACATGACTGCAGGAGCAGTCAAGTTATGA
- a CDS encoding MmgE/PrpD family protein, which yields MTRLEELITSAANLTLDGMTLGVQNQVKRSFIRAFGRWFEAVVPSSEEAAILASVAGVGGKKALAVGGSKFPLPWAAFVNGYKSQSGHQEEFHHGAGVSPTPVVASILLALAQDGPVSGADLVLALAVGMEVAVRVGLILGCSHRERGWYPSATAGLFGAVVAGAKLRGFALLEFRNVMGLAASLATGTVEARDVGGLKHSLARSSYNAVTAVMLAERGFTSNPQAVDGKGGFLQIASSSANMDWLRFPNNTEWEILNLVNTSPPSGPYRDIRSEEVVVDSNEDFLTHAQEHLTRTKAEMLLKQLWSLESVEDASGMIESALADWKVAFNRKLLS from the coding sequence ATGACACGACTGGAAGAATTGATAACTTCTGCAGCAAATCTAACACTCGATGGGATGACCTTGGGTGTTCAGAACCAAGTCAAAAGAAGTTTCATCAGAGCCTTCGGTAGATGGTTCGAGGCCGTTGTCCCATCTTCGGAAGAGGCTGCTATCCTTGCATCTGTGGCGGGGGTAGGTGGAAAGAAGGCATTGGCAGTCGGGGGTAGCAAGTTCCCGCTTCCATGGGCTGCATTTGTCAACGGGTACAAAAGTCAGTCTGGACATCAAGAAGAATTTCACCATGGCGCGGGGGTAAGCCCGACGCCAGTAGTGGCATCTATTTTGTTGGCTCTCGCGCAAGATGGCCCAGTTTCTGGCGCTGACCTCGTATTGGCATTGGCGGTGGGGATGGAAGTAGCCGTGCGCGTCGGTCTGATACTTGGCTGCTCTCACCGTGAACGGGGGTGGTATCCAAGTGCAACAGCTGGGTTGTTTGGAGCGGTAGTCGCTGGGGCAAAATTACGTGGATTCGCCTTATTGGAATTTCGCAACGTCATGGGGTTAGCAGCATCACTTGCAACAGGAACCGTGGAAGCTCGAGATGTCGGCGGGCTAAAACATAGCCTTGCCAGAAGTTCATACAATGCCGTAACTGCTGTCATGCTCGCGGAAAGGGGTTTCACGAGTAACCCACAAGCCGTTGATGGCAAAGGAGGTTTTTTACAAATTGCATCTTCCAGCGCCAATATGGATTGGCTTCGTTTCCCGAACAATACAGAGTGGGAAATTCTGAATCTTGTTAATACGTCACCGCCGAGCGGTCCCTATAGAGACATCAGGTCTGAGGAGGTTGTCGTCGACTCCAATGAAGATTTCCTGACACATGCACAAGAGCATCTAACTCGTACAAAGGCTGAAATGTTGCTAAAGCAGTTATGGAGCCTGGAGTCCGTAGAGGATGCATCAGGCATGATTGAAAGTGCATTGGCAGATTGGAAAGTGGCATTTAATCGTAAATTACTATCGTGA
- a CDS encoding MmgE/PrpD family protein, giving the protein MREDEQLIRWISSKTWVTLPDDVKEHTLLSIFNYLAVAIHGTSSQAAQLAWDAVGSRVGDYPVLGQNGGSDKYTAALINGIAAHVDDYDDTHLHTVIHPCAPVVSSVIPIVMEQKCTGQEFLEAVALGCEIALRLGVAISPEHYDEGWHITSTCGGVGAALAVSKVMKLDDTLTSNAISMAGSQASGLQSAFGSMAKSLHAGIAAQNGLMSTSLVSNGLRFSGFLTNSPGSFVSVWGGRFEPSSLFREGSWELLSNSFKPYPCGVVTHPAIDAGIALSKVLGAADAIDTVMLNVNPLVLELTNKYKPTTGLDGKFSVHYCVAAALLDGCLDLRHFTDEAVHRSEVLKLQERIRVVPDVGVNRDSCQATVQLASGDVRTMRIEHATGSLYNPMNFEKLLEKAENLIDPVLGTGRAREIWAELEMLPRRASVNYLLHLTTA; this is encoded by the coding sequence TTGCGAGAGGATGAACAATTGATTCGATGGATTTCAAGCAAGACTTGGGTCACGCTCCCAGATGATGTTAAGGAACATACTTTGTTGTCTATATTTAATTATCTAGCAGTTGCCATCCATGGCACGTCAAGTCAAGCAGCACAGCTAGCATGGGATGCAGTTGGATCGCGTGTCGGGGATTATCCGGTTCTTGGCCAAAACGGTGGAAGCGACAAGTACACTGCAGCCCTTATAAACGGTATAGCCGCACATGTTGATGACTACGATGACACTCATCTTCACACAGTGATACACCCCTGTGCCCCGGTTGTCTCGAGCGTCATCCCTATAGTAATGGAACAGAAGTGTACGGGTCAGGAGTTTTTGGAAGCCGTCGCGCTAGGCTGTGAAATCGCTCTGCGACTTGGTGTGGCAATTTCTCCTGAGCATTATGATGAAGGTTGGCACATCACGTCAACCTGTGGTGGAGTTGGAGCAGCTCTGGCAGTATCCAAGGTTATGAAACTTGACGACACGCTGACAAGCAACGCAATTAGCATGGCGGGGAGTCAGGCGTCGGGCTTACAGTCTGCTTTTGGGTCCATGGCAAAATCATTACACGCCGGAATAGCTGCCCAAAATGGCTTGATGAGTACCAGTTTGGTCTCAAATGGACTTCGTTTTTCTGGATTTTTAACAAACTCCCCAGGGTCATTTGTCAGTGTTTGGGGAGGGCGATTTGAACCGTCAAGCCTGTTTCGCGAGGGTTCCTGGGAATTGTTAAGCAATTCCTTCAAGCCATACCCGTGCGGTGTTGTAACACACCCTGCCATTGACGCCGGAATTGCTTTATCGAAAGTTTTGGGTGCGGCTGATGCGATAGATACAGTGATGTTAAACGTAAATCCATTGGTACTGGAACTGACCAACAAGTACAAACCGACCACAGGTCTGGATGGGAAATTCAGTGTTCACTACTGTGTAGCGGCTGCCCTGCTCGACGGATGTCTAGACCTGCGCCATTTCACCGACGAAGCAGTTCACAGGTCGGAGGTGCTCAAACTCCAGGAGAGAATTCGTGTGGTCCCTGATGTTGGCGTGAATCGTGACAGTTGCCAGGCAACAGTACAGCTTGCGTCTGGTGATGTACGGACTATGCGTATCGAGCATGCCACGGGTAGCCTCTACAATCCAATGAACTTCGAAAAGCTATTAGAGAAGGCGGAGAACTTGATTGACCCAGTTCTAGGGACGGGAAGGGCGCGAGAAATTTGGGCAGAATTAGAGATGCTTCCGCGCCGCGCCTCGGTGAATTATCTTCTTCATCTAACTACGGCGTGA
- a CDS encoding sugar ABC transporter permease: MRRRTRWFIVSFLAPASILYAMFIIYPFLSSVRYSLYNWTGIGPLKDFIGLKNYAYALFSSDFAGQFWRAMLHNVYFFVLTIFLVSVCGLGIAYFLTRVKERYAQWLEVIYFLPMVIPPIVVAYLWAMYLEPNQGTIPAFLSALHLNFLNIPFLGEARSALPTIAVITVWATLGYSVFIFIPAINNIPIEMFEAARVDGAGSIRIFFSIVFRMIMPTYLTICTLVFISAFGIFDYVFILESQYGGPNYATDVLSTLFFRIAFGTMNGQSGGLGLASALAVIGFVVVMIASSILVVFQKRASRDL, translated from the coding sequence GTGCGGCGTCGGACTCGTTGGTTTATTGTGAGCTTTTTAGCGCCCGCAAGTATACTGTATGCGATGTTTATCATATATCCATTCCTGTCCAGCGTGCGTTACAGCCTCTATAACTGGACAGGGATTGGCCCACTCAAAGACTTTATCGGGCTGAAAAATTATGCGTATGCTCTTTTTTCCAGCGACTTTGCCGGGCAATTTTGGCGCGCTATGCTGCATAATGTTTATTTCTTCGTTCTTACGATTTTCCTGGTAAGCGTATGTGGACTCGGCATCGCCTATTTCCTGACCCGTGTAAAAGAAAGGTACGCCCAGTGGTTAGAAGTGATCTACTTCCTTCCAATGGTTATTCCACCTATCGTCGTCGCCTATCTGTGGGCAATGTATTTGGAGCCAAATCAAGGTACGATTCCCGCTTTCCTTAGTGCGTTGCACCTGAACTTCTTAAACATCCCCTTCCTAGGGGAAGCTCGTTCTGCGCTTCCAACTATTGCTGTTATTACGGTATGGGCAACACTCGGATACAGCGTTTTTATATTCATTCCCGCTATCAATAATATACCAATTGAAATGTTTGAAGCGGCGCGCGTAGATGGAGCGGGCAGCATACGAATCTTTTTCTCCATTGTGTTCCGCATGATAATGCCGACTTACTTAACCATCTGTACGTTGGTGTTTATCTCCGCCTTTGGCATTTTTGACTATGTTTTTATTCTTGAGAGTCAATATGGAGGTCCGAATTACGCTACCGATGTTCTTTCCACACTGTTTTTCCGCATCGCATTTGGAACCATGAACGGCCAATCTGGAGGTTTGGGGCTTGCGTCAGCTCTTGCTGTAATCGGTTTCGTCGTGGTGATGATAGCGTCTTCAATTCTGGTCGTGTTTCAAAAGCGTGCGTCGAGAGATCTGTAA
- a CDS encoding GntR family transcriptional regulator — translation MGVKLVPPQGEFKNRTLAEQVREMIQNAIVDGKLKPGQAITEMEISEMLDMSRTPVREAFRLLTAQGFLNIVPRKGVFVSKLSLDELEDMYAVRIELEAMAMRLAVNLHAEAVVGRLTENLSIQEECVAAKDVGRYIQENIRFHEVFSDLCGNSYLRTLIENIETSTLRYRAFSLRTLPGRMDASHRDHEFIRDFIRDGKLAIAEQVLRDHILVSKEQMAVLLTSGKPNDV, via the coding sequence ATGGGAGTGAAATTAGTACCACCGCAGGGAGAGTTTAAGAATCGAACTCTAGCTGAACAAGTTCGGGAAATGATTCAAAACGCCATCGTCGACGGCAAATTGAAACCTGGTCAGGCCATTACTGAAATGGAAATTTCCGAGATGTTAGACATGAGTAGAACGCCTGTTCGGGAAGCATTTCGATTGCTGACTGCACAAGGTTTTCTGAATATCGTGCCTCGGAAGGGTGTGTTTGTTAGCAAACTGAGCCTTGATGAGCTCGAAGATATGTATGCTGTGCGCATCGAACTTGAGGCTATGGCCATGCGCCTTGCGGTGAACTTACACGCGGAGGCGGTTGTGGGTCGATTGACTGAGAACCTATCCATTCAAGAGGAGTGTGTCGCAGCCAAGGACGTGGGACGGTACATTCAGGAAAACATTCGATTTCACGAAGTGTTTTCGGACCTGTGTGGGAATTCGTATTTGCGAACACTGATAGAAAACATCGAAACCAGCACACTGAGATACCGGGCTTTTTCTCTCCGAACGCTCCCAGGCCGTATGGACGCGTCACATCGAGACCATGAGTTTATTCGGGACTTCATTCGCGACGGAAAATTGGCCATCGCCGAACAAGTACTCAGAGATCACATACTGGTGTCGAAGGAGCAAATGGCAGTGCTTTTGACATCCGGTAAGCCGAATGATGTTTGA